The DNA region CACATGTTAAGattccaaatatatttttataaatctcTTTTTTTATAAATCTCTTATGTGTCtgttttttcatgtatttctaaAATAATGGTTACTTTAAAAATACAGCTCATGTATGTGGTACTTGCCAATTATGAACTATTACCGACACTGATGATCTGGTAAATAGATTTAAGTTTTTTGATGGAATCATTATAATTTAAATCAAATCATCTTGCAAATAGGaataatttgacttctttctctgtttaaatagtttctgtttttttcttttgctttattcttcTGGCTAGTATAAAGTTACCATGAAAAACCAGTAGCTCTTCTCTATGGCAACAGTGAGCAGGCTGGGAAAGAAATAACTCAAAACAATTCCATTCACAATAGCTTTATACCTAGGTGTAAACATAAATAAGGAGGTGAAAGAGTTCTATAGTGAAAACAATAAGACACTGAAGAACGAATTTGAAGAAGAtgccagaaaatgaaaaaaaactccCCTATTCATGGGTTGGCAGAGTTAGTGCTGTGAAAATGGCCAAACAACCCAAATCAATTTACAGCTTCAATGCCATATCCATCAAAATCCCCAAATCATTATTTGCAGATACAGCAAAATTAGTCCTAGAATTCATATGGACATATACAGAGAATGTGGGAAAGCAAACTGGTTATCTCATGAGTCAGGAAACAAAGAGATGAAGAGAACAAGGCTTCCAGAATCCTCTTCAAAGACAAGCTCCCAATGAACCTCCCACTAGTCTGAGTCTCCTAGAGTTTCCTCCACCTCCCAATGGTGTTACTCTGAAGACTAAGCCTTTAATAAATGGCCTTTGGAGGACACTTACCCAGACCATGAAGACACATAATGAAAAATGAATACTAATCTATGTGCCTTGGGTGTCTAGGATACCTGTGAGTCTATTAAAGAGCTCTTATAGATGGAAGATTTAGAATTATTTCAGTTTCTAAGTAAACACTTTAATATTTGTGATTCAACAATTTTACACAATTTTGTGGTTTAGGTAATATTTGAAAGCATGTAATCACTAATTGacaatgtatatgtatgtatatatgtatgtatgtatgtatgtatatatcttttagtatattttctttctttggtttgccATGACAAATGTCTTAAAGttgataatttataaataaaacaaatatattttaccagggtttggtggctcatgcttgcaatcctagctactcagataactgaaagctgaggatcgtggttaaaagccaatccaggcaggaaaatccgtgagactcttatctcccttaaactactcagaaaaagctggaactggctctgtggcttttttgccttgagcaaaagaagatcagataAAAAGaatcccaggccctgggttcaagcccatggactggcacacacacacaaaagaaatatgTTTTTCACAATTATGAAGGTTAGTAGTTCACAATTAACATGCAAGCAGATTCTGTACCTAGCAGTGGCTCAGACTGCTTCATAGATGACTCCTCTTGCTGAGTCTTCCTATAGTGAAGGTAATAAAAAGGGACCTGAAAAATTTTGTATCTTATATTTCTTTCACCCaaaatatttatacacacacacacatggattACTTTGTAGCTTACTCAGAGGCTGAATTTTGTTTCTCAGGTTAGAGAGACCTAGGGAAGGAATTGCCAACAAGGAGTTCTGGCTGGTGCACTGAAGTCCaagcctttcttcttttctcttcttgaaaAGCCTCCAAGACTGAAACTTTCTGCACTAAATCTCTTTGTATAACCTGTACAGGCAGCTATAAAATTACCTTCTTGTTTTCTAGTCTCTATACAGTGATCTTGAACTAGCTAACttgctttcttttatccttctctttctccttccttccttccatccttccttccctccttccttccctccttccttccctccctccttccttccttccatcctttcttccctccttctatccctcttctttcctcttcctccaccttctctgttgttcctccttcttcctctctctctttccttttgttgtcTCTTTGTGATGGGCTAGAGTTAATTTTTAAGAATTTTCTGTAACTTTCTCCTAGCTCAATAAGGCTTCTCATATTGCATGGCTTTAGTAAAGCTGTGCATGGAGAGACCATCCCATTCTGCAGTTGTCAGTTCCAGTACGTTTGTCCAGGTAGCATTTGGATGACTCTAGATAAGTACCTGCCTCTCAGTGAGCCCCAGTAACTCCAAAAAGCTGATGAATTTAAGATTCCCTTTGTAAAGaataagtaaaaacacagatatgATATAGCAAGTACAGAGTACAGTGCCAAGCCTACAGTAGATACTCAGAGTCTGTGCTCTTGCAGGATGAAAAAATACAATGTAGTGTAACCAATACCCAGTCTGCAATGCTGAGTTCCCGGGGCATTTGTAGCAACATTTTCTTGCACCTCAAGTTTTCTTACTGGCTGAATCTGAAGAGGTGGATAAATTGGAAACATCTCCCTAGATGTTTAACTGGTGGGAAACTGGCGGATAGTAAGAACAAGTCTTCTCTATCGCCAAGGGCTCTCCTCTCTATGCTCCAAGGGTTGAAACTTCCTCTAAGGACTCCATCTTAGTGTGGCTCTGGAAGAGCAATGGCGGGGAACCTGCTGGTATCTTCCTGAGCAGCCTTCCTCAATCTTTCCCAAACTCAGCTCTAGGGCACACAGATTCCTCGGAGAAACCTGTGAGGACACTGGTGACAAGATACTGCTTGTGGGACGTATCATGGGTGAGTTGGTCAACATGAGGCCAGAGAGATTTTGTGCCCCCTCTTCCTGCAGGACACAGCCGCATTTCCCACTTAGATGGAgataggggtgggggtggcaaaGGTGTAGGCTGTTTGTTTTGCACTTTCCACAAGATAAGAGCCAAGGAGGTCCTAAGATACCTCTGTTTCCACCCGGAAAAACATCTCTTCTTGTGGTTTACCTAAAGTGATGAGTGTTTTTTCCCCCCGTTTGAGGGAAAAGGGCCAGCGTGTGGTCTTCTCCTATCCAGGATTTGGGAAATGATTAATTTCTGCCGCCTAGAGCACGgagtgttggaaatgaacaatcTTTGCATGTTCCTAGTGGTAAAAGAGGGGCAGCAAGGCTACTAGTGACGCTGCCAACACCGCACCAACTATTTAGGGTACACTTTATTACCGCATAGGAGGTTCTAGAAATGTACTTTATCATCTATCGCATACCTGCTTCTGAAATGTTCTATGTAGATTTACATGGAGTTTTCCATGTTAACTAAATACATTTTGAGGGGGCAGGGAGATCTTATTCAGGAACTCCTGAGCTAAAGTGACCCTCCTACTTCAAGTGTCAGAAGTGTCTCAGTCTATATCTGAGACTATAGACATGGAACACCGTACTAAGCTTGTTACTCATGTTTAAATCTTCCCCATAGAGCTGAAGtttttccagattcttttgttatATAGTAAGATTtaaatttctctattttctttagcCAGCTTCTGctattttatatgttttgttcTATGTTAAAACATGCATAAAAATTTAGAATtttatccaggtgctggtggctcatgcctgtaatcctagctactcaggatgtggagatctgaggcttgaaggttcacagtcagcccaggcaggaaagcaggagagacttgttctttctttcttttgcaggtcctggggcttgaactcagggccagggcactttcCCAAAGCCTCTGTGTCttcagggttagtgctctactgcttgacctacagtaccacttccagatttttctgagcactttattggaggtaagagtctcacagactttcctgccggtgTTGGCTTTGGATcctgattctcagaactcagtctccggaacctaggattacaggcgtgagccactggcaggtggctcagtgagactcttatctccaattaagcacgcataaactggaagtacagctgtggctcaaagtggtagggcactagccttgtgcaaaagagctcagggacagtgcccagaccctaaattccaactctatgactgacagaaaaataaaaaagaacaaaatttgttctttcaaattattattatgtaATGTCTCTCTTTGCCatagcatttctttctttaacaTACACTTCTCTCTTATTAATTCTTCAAATATAGTGCATAAATTGTGTATAGTTTTCAGTTTTAAGATAAGTTTTAATTGGCATGTATTAATTATATTCATGCAGTAGAGTGATATTTCAATACATGTGTACAATTTATAATGTTCTGATCAGAgcttaaatattgttttaaatattttcttatttcttcatgtTCTACATGATTCTCTCTACTAGCTATTCTGAAACACACATTCGATTGCACTGTTACCATGACATGCTATATAGAACATTAGAAGTTACTCCTTCTCTCCAGATGTGTGCCTATAAACTCTTCTTTATCCATTCCTCTTGCCCATGCCTTCTCAATCTTCCTAGTTTCCGCTAATCACCATTTTCTCTACTTCTATGAGATCATCTTTTTTAGCTTTCAGATGTTTTGCTATattgttcatttaaaattttctgtatCATTAGATTTTAcatgcattttactttttttatttacttttttgtgtgctcgtcctggggcttgaacactggacaCTTTCTCCAAatttctatgctcaaggctagtaaagccatagatccacttcaagcttcttggtggttaattgaagatacgagtctcatgaactttcttgcccagactggatttgaaccataacacttagatttcagcctcctgattagctaggattacaagtttgaacaACCAGCTCTGGATTTTACATGTGTTTTTATAGGAAATTTAATGGAGACTTTTTTATGCAATCTGATTCTGTTTAACTTTCAATTAGGAATATTTAATTTAGCTTATCCTTAAATTATAGATAATGTGGTTCAAGTAAACCatattattgttgtttatttattgtagttatttttattttattttttatgctggttctggggcttgaactcagggattgggcaatgtccttgagcttcttttgtgcaaaggctaatgctctaccacttgaaccataattcacttctagctttttttgagtagtttattggatataggagtctcatgggctttccttcccaggctagcttcgaaccatgatcctcagatcgcagctttctgagtagctagtattacaggtgtgagctatctgtGTTCggttttgtatatttatttttcctgttccaaatttcttacattctcttttcttttaaaatgattaaaatgattGATATTTTAACTATTTGCTTAATTGCAGTAAACTTTCACAACtcttgtactgtttattcttaagattactatatatgtatatatctttgcCTTAGTACAATTTAATGTTCATTTGACTCTCATCATATTTTGCAGGAATGTTGGAACACTGTGAAACTGGTTATCCTCTCTCAATTTATTGTCATGCATTTTAATTGTATAGTAACACCTTAGAAGaaattatatttatgttatatagtTCGTATTCACTTAGATTTGCCTATATATTCACAAATAGCATTAATCTTTTTTGCATCTGTAATGACATTCTTCTATTTGAGGAAGgacttttaatattattttggtTTAAGTTTTCTGGCCAGATTTCTTCCCAGGTTTTGTAACATGAATATTATTATGAAATGTGTGTTTTTTGTGTAGGAATGTTTTTTGCTTTAAGCACACTTTTTCTCCCATTGACAGTTTTTCTATTGACTTGGTGTCTTGTTAATTTGGAAACTTCTCAACTAAGACCTCTTGAAAGAATGTTTCCttaccattttctttccttatttctgagacTCAAACTGTGTGTTAGACGCGCTCATTACATTTCCTTTAATTCTTTCCCCTTTGGTCACTTTCCAAAAATTCATGTATTTAAGATACATACTGTATTTTTTAGCTTTACTTTTCACTTGTCTAGTTCTTCTttcaggaagggaaagaaggcatTATCTTTGATCATTGAACCATAACAGCAAACTTTCAAGGTGAATTTTTATTACCCCTCAGGGGAGGGAGGTGAGGTTCAGAAATGATAAATCACATGTCTCAGGTCATCTAGCATGAAAATGGCAAAGCAGGTGCTAACATCAGATCAGATCCTTAATCTCACTATACTCCACATTCCAGGAAGTAGAACTACAGAGAAGTCCTCTCAACCTGTTTGGCACTATGATGGATTTCTTTGTTACCAAGCAGTGATATCCCTTCATTAGTAGTTCTATTTCCCTAGAACTTTTTCTGTTATTCCACATTAGTGTTGTTTCTCAATTTAAGGGCACAATTCCAAAACTAAATGtactgagaaaagagaaaaatgccgGAGTTTTCAAAGGAGACTTCCCACTTGCTCTGAAAAAGTCACTACAGGCCTGCCTACTTTCTTCCTGCAGCAGCAAGACAGAGATCCAACAAGTGTTGCCTCCATGGAACCACGTGGAAGAAGATAGTAAGTGACCAGTCAGCATGACTGGAATGTTTTAGTCAGTGAAATACTTAGGAATTTAGCCTGCTAGTTAAATATGTTATTCTTCTCCCTAACCTGATAGAGTGAAAAACAATAGGATGAGATTAATGATTGAACAATGTGTAGCCCTAGTACCAGTGGGGCAAACAAAATGTGAATAGGAGAATTTCTGCATATATCAAGAGgacttcattttctccattttctcacagCATTCCTTATGCTATCCCATCCCATCGTCAGAGAACctactcaaacaaacaaaacaaaacccaagggaAGGTGATGGAAAGTCAAAACCCCCcagagagaagaaagcagaagaCTGAGCAGGATGTGAACTTTGGGAACTGGTTCAAGGTCACAGTGAGTATCCTAACAAAATTGATCTAATAATTGGTAGAAGATAAACAGAGAGAATTATACTGGGCTGAAGTAGAAAACACCAGAGCTTTTCTGCATATGGAAAGTTGGTAATGTGTTCTTTTTATTACCAGCAATTAACATCGTAGATTGTTTAAGGGAAAATTCAGAGGGGCAATATAAATGGAGTAGGCTGACTGCATGAAGAATGGAGGAGACTGTATTTGAAAGGAGAAATGAATACTAAGGAAATGGAGTAACTAGCATTGGATACCTCAGTTTCTCTTAAGTCTGAGTTGTTGGAGTTGATTCTCTGGGGTCCCTGTCAAAGGGGCAAGTCATCTGGGATTAGTGATTGCATATCCATAATCCCAGAACtttggaggcagaggtaggaggatcataaatTCAGGGCCAAgctgggatatatatatatatatatatatatatatatacacacacacacacacacaagttccaGGAAAGGAGCAGTGTGGGTCTCTTATAACAGAAGCTTAAGATCTTTGGAAATTAATGATGAAAATTTGTAGCTCATGTTAAATCTCTGAAGTTGattatttgaaagaaataatttgaGTGAAGAGAAAGGGTATTTAGCAAATCTGTGTCTGGTATAAAAGCTAGAAATACTGTATTGGAATGTGTCCTATCTTTAGAACTTTAAATTTTAAGGCTTggaaaaaaaggctgaaaataaATGCTTGAACTTACCTTTACATTCCATTATGtcagtctcttctctcctttttccttgctCCTAGATTCCATTTGGCATAAAATATGATGAGGAGTGGCTGCTAAATTTGATTCAGAGCCAATGCAGTGTCCCTTTCACTCCAGTCGAGGTAAGTGAAGACAGTAAGGAGGATGAGAAGAATCGAGACAGTAGAAAGGGTAGATAAGCAATGGTATGGCCTCACATTCTAGTTCTCTCATCCTTATATCTAGTTCCGCTATGAGAAAATGCAAGCCCAGTT from Perognathus longimembris pacificus isolate PPM17 chromosome 28, ASM2315922v1, whole genome shotgun sequence includes:
- the Nxf3 gene encoding nuclear RNA export factor 3 → MGHNSKTKCTEKREKCRSFQRRLPTCSEKVTTGLPTFFLQQQDRDPTSVASMEPRGRRYIPYAIPSHRQRTYSNKQNKTQGKVMESQNPPERRKQKTEQDVNFGNWFKVTIPFGIKYDEEWLLNLIQSQCSVPFTPVEFRYEKMQAQFFVNNASTAFELKMISDKLLDNNNERISIFISTSDVPHSLQKELKSEKVEQVKPRMKKGYDASQQDLNIQSNSFDQDLVTYYTKMIPLNPGKYVITTLPTHEENISKILSLNLFHKT